One Pecten maximus chromosome 16, xPecMax1.1, whole genome shotgun sequence DNA window includes the following coding sequences:
- the LOC117345303 gene encoding uncharacterized protein LOC117345303, producing MVLGKFLQCLMLLTGYTLVFGDPQACTYTESTNSYECNAHNWALPLQLAQFNYTPQVLSLVQVNGELPSSAPSGPTFDGFDGIDNSTFDPNYVPSLHIRCAATGQLILTSGSFANMSHVQELRFFDCAVLNLPDAVFSELIELNYLSFDGGSVSNIGFDVFSGVNIYPMAVPNPLGALAFRNAQITSSGLPNGALYNLVNFTKLIIQNSALRVLQPDMFKKSTKLTHILLDSNPFTKITDGLFSDLQALTVVSMRDISWDCTCPQMWFEDYLTANNISLLGDIVCNSPTDYQNKRAKQYDLDTCPQPDACGDLPGIVVGSFCLTYWDIVAYSLHPFAVIMAAVALGLSIYTRRQLDFVKEDRQGTRPQFGLRQASGSGWKGVVSEKPGAKSKPRAGPKDSSNGRDDVKSTKNSEKQSDMGDSVKETNNNDDVTKINNDTSDVIHKADVQL from the exons ATGGTTCTTGGTAAGTTTTTACAATGTCTGATGTTATTGACTGGGTACACGTTGGTGTTCGGAGACCCTCAGGCATGTACGTATACGGAATCCACAAACTCCTACGAATGCAACGCACATAATTGGGCCCTACCTCTGCAACTGGCACAGTTCAATTATACACCACAGGTTCTGTCTCTCGTGCAGGTCAATGGCGAGCTACCATCGTCGGCACCGAGTGGCCCAACATTTGACGGATTCGACGGAATCGACAACTCAACCTTTGACCCTAACTATGTACCCAGCCTCCACATCCGGTGTGCTGCGACTGGTCAGCTCATCCTGACATCCGGATCTTTTGCAAACATGTCCCATGTCCAAGAACTTCGATTTTTCGACTGTGCAGTTTTAAATCTTCCGGATGCAGTGTTTAGTGAACTCATAGAGCTCAACTATCTCAGTTTCGATGGCGGATCAGTGAGTAACATTggttttgatgtattttcgGGTGTAAACATTTACCCTATGGCGGTACCTAACCCTTTGGGTGCTCTGGCCTTTCGGAACGCTCAGATAACGTCTTCTGGACTTCCGAATGGCGCACTTTACAACCTAGTGAATTTCACGAAACTGATAATACAAAACTCCGCTCTACGTGTGCTACAACCGGATATGTTCAAAAAGTCGACAAAACTGACGCATATTTTATTAGACAGCAACCCGTTTACGAAGATCACAGACGGACTGTTCTCGGACCTCCAGGCACTGACAGTAGTGAGCATGCGCGACATCAGCTGGGATTGTACGTGTCCGCAGATGTGGTTCGAAGATTACCTAACAGCAAACAACATATCCTTGTTAGGGGACATTGTTTGTAACAGCCCTACTGACTACCAAA ACAAACGTGCGAAGCAGTATGACCTAGATACGTGTCCCCAGCCTGACGCGTGCGGGGACCTACCTG gAATCGTAGTTGGTAGTTTTTGCTTGACGTATTGGGACATAGTGGCCTACTCCCTCCACCCTTTCGCCGTCATCATGGCAGCTGTTGCACTGGGTCTGTCCATCTACACCAGGCGACAACTTGATTTCGTCAAAGAAGACCGTCAGGGGACGCGACCTCAGTTTGGTCTTCGCCAGGCTAGCGGCTCTGGATGGAAAGGAGTCGTCAGTGAAAAACCCGGCGCCAAATCTAAACCGAGAGCAGGACCGAAAGACAGCAGCAACGGACGGGACGATGTTAAGTCGACGAAAAACAGCGAAAAACAAAGTGACATGGGCGATTCTGTGAAGGAAACGAACAATAACGACGATGttactaaaataaataatgatacgTCTGACGTCATACACAAAGCTGACGTCCAGCTATAG
- the LOC117314846 gene encoding leucine-rich repeat transmembrane protein FLRT3-like has translation MTTGALAGMNYIQDFRIINCNIYNIPDEMFADLVELNYLGIEGGTIHTFGFNTFTLLNIYAMDFTSNRESSGTLSIRNCNIVDGKLPNGLLYSLTNIKHIILENANIATLQSDMFQVTTKVMSLTFTNNPLTSLPQNLFNSMLGLVSVEADGIAWECSCTNLWFLDYAETNNVTLRGDYVCASPADEQGKRLHAYRKQYCTTEEICGSVSGVAIGSYCLSAWSISNSCVMLISLTISCVALGIAICTVKELSPLIEKPNKDGAETKNPSKKSGSEVNTIASKKLALEHGDKNVELTKMKKQDGQVFVGKWEGF, from the exons ATGACTACGGGCGCTCTTGCAGGTATGAATTATATTCAGGACTTTCGGATCATTAACTGTAACATCTACAACATTCCGGACGAGATGTTCGCAGATCTGGTGGAACTGAATTACCTGGGTATCGAGGGAGGCACTATCCATACCTTTGGATTCAATACCTTCACTTTATTAAACATATATGCAATGGATTTTACCAGCAACAGGGAATCTTCGGGCACGCTATCTATTCGGAACTGTAACATTGTTGATGGCAAATTACCCAATGGGCTTTTATACAGCCTGACGAACATCAAACATATCATTCTTGAAAATGCCAACATCGCTACTCTTCAGTCAGATATGTTCCAGGTGACAACCAAAGTTATGTCTCTGACGTTCACGAACAACCCTCTCACATCCCTACCTCAGAATTTATTTAACAGTATGCTGGGTTTGGTGTCGGTGGAGGCTGACGGGATAGCGTGGGAGTGTAGCTGTACAAACCTGTGGTTTCTGGACTACGCTGAAACCAACAACGTCACATTACGGGGCGATTACGTGTGTGCATCTCCAGCTGACGAACAAG GGAAGCGCCTGCATGCATACAGAAAACAGTACTGTACCACGGAGGAAATATGTGGCAGTGTATCTG GTGTAGCTATAGGGAGTTACTGTCTCTCGGCCTGGTCTATTTCAAACAGCTGCGTGATGCTGATCTCCCTCACCATTTCCTGTGTCGCCCTCGGGATTGCTATTTGTACGGTGAAAGAACTCTCCCCCTTGATCGAAAAACCTAACAAAGACGGAGCAGAAACAAAAAATCCTTCCAAGAAATCTGGATCGGAAGTAAATACAATCGCCTCCAAAAAATTAGCATTAGAACACGGTGATAAAAACGTGGAACTGACAAAGATGAAGAAGCAAGATGGGCAGGTTTTTGTGGGGAAATGGGAAGGATTTTAG